The following proteins are co-located in the Terriglobales bacterium genome:
- a CDS encoding acetylxylan esterase — translation MAGRNRKASWLMALVPIFISASSLLTHAQTPANTNYDESKVGSYSLPDPLTFQNGTKVRSAKDWQRRRTELLGLFEENVFGRSPKAPSSINYNVFDNDKNALNGKATRKQVTIYFSPKKDGPKEDVLIYIPNSAKKPVPLILSLNFSGNQAVIDDPGVKLATVWNRTTHQPKTAKEGSRGKDKNFEVEKVLDRGYGFATINYQDIEPDFDGGISYGIRPLFYKSAQTEPAPDDWGAIGTWSYGLSRAMDYLERDKDVDSRRVAVMGHSRLGKTVLWTGAQDQRFAMVLASCPGEGGASLARRNYGETIRNLVDRFPFWFAANLKKYADDPNQLPVDMHELIALSAPRPVYVTGAEDDKWADPKGEFLALVAAGPVYKLLGAQGLGTDQMPGLNQPIQHPLAFHYRTGKHEVTDFDWEQFLKFADVHLRR, via the coding sequence ATGGCTGGACGAAATCGAAAAGCTAGTTGGCTGATGGCGTTGGTGCCGATCTTCATCTCGGCCTCGAGTTTGCTCACACACGCGCAGACGCCTGCAAACACCAACTACGACGAATCCAAAGTCGGCTCCTACTCGCTTCCCGATCCGCTCACCTTTCAGAACGGAACCAAGGTCCGCAGCGCCAAAGATTGGCAGCGACGACGGACGGAACTCCTCGGATTGTTTGAAGAGAACGTCTTCGGTCGCAGCCCGAAAGCGCCGTCGTCGATCAACTACAACGTATTCGACAACGACAAGAATGCATTAAATGGAAAGGCAACGCGCAAGCAAGTCACGATTTACTTTTCGCCGAAGAAAGATGGCCCAAAGGAAGATGTACTCATCTACATTCCCAATTCGGCAAAGAAGCCGGTGCCGCTGATTCTTAGTCTGAATTTCTCCGGCAACCAAGCGGTGATCGACGATCCGGGAGTGAAGCTCGCGACCGTGTGGAATCGCACGACCCATCAGCCGAAAACCGCGAAAGAAGGCTCTCGCGGTAAGGACAAGAACTTCGAAGTCGAGAAAGTCCTTGATCGTGGCTATGGTTTCGCGACGATCAATTACCAGGACATTGAGCCCGACTTCGACGGCGGAATCTCGTATGGCATCCGGCCGCTGTTCTACAAATCTGCACAGACAGAACCTGCGCCGGACGACTGGGGTGCAATCGGCACCTGGTCCTATGGACTCAGCCGCGCGATGGACTATCTCGAAAGAGATAAGGACGTAGATTCCAGGAGAGTAGCCGTCATGGGCCACTCGCGTCTTGGCAAAACCGTGCTCTGGACCGGCGCGCAAGATCAGCGCTTTGCCATGGTGCTGGCCAGTTGTCCGGGAGAAGGCGGAGCATCGCTGGCGCGCCGCAATTATGGCGAGACTATCCGCAATCTCGTAGATCGGTTCCCATTCTGGTTCGCTGCGAATTTAAAGAAGTACGCGGACGATCCCAACCAGCTTCCCGTGGACATGCACGAACTGATCGCACTCAGCGCCCCGCGTCCGGTGTACGTAACGGGAGCGGAAGACGACAAATGGGCCGATCCCAAAGGCGAGTTTCTTGCGCTTGTTGCTGCCGGACCCGTGTACAAACTTTTAGGCGCGCAAGGACTCGGAACCGACCAGATGCCGGGGCTCAATCAGCCCATTCAGCACCCGCTCGCCTTTCACTACCGCACTGGCAAGCATGAGGTCACGGATTTCGATTGGGAGCAGTTTTTGAAATTTGCCGATGTGCATTTGAGGCGGTAA
- a CDS encoding glycosyltransferase: MLSLSIVVLIIWLYLTFFHGNFWRVGSFQLPNQSPTTRPLVAAIIPARNEADVVGRAITSLLTQQFEGDLRLFVVDDNSTDGTANAARASAGMMGASNRVTVVNGAPLPTGWTGKLWAMQQGWEAATQIKPDYFLLTDADIEHAPDSLARMLAQAEHGNFDLVSLMVKLCSETLDEKFLIPAFIYFFFLLYPPARISNPRSRVAGAAGGCILIRSDALDRAGGFAAILSNVIDDCALAARVKQAGGRIWLGVSNSTRSIRGYRTFANIRNMIARSAFHQLRHSALLLVLCFAGMMLTFVAPLVCVFAGERAAGWIGVAACVLMFGTYVPTLRLYRVNPLSALSLPLAVIFYLEATSISAIRFWRGRGGEWKGRFADLEHDGPR, translated from the coding sequence TTGCTCTCTCTTTCCATCGTCGTCCTGATCATCTGGCTCTATCTGACGTTCTTCCACGGAAACTTCTGGCGAGTGGGTTCGTTCCAACTTCCGAATCAATCTCCCACTACGCGTCCTCTCGTGGCGGCAATCATTCCAGCGCGGAACGAAGCCGATGTAGTGGGTCGCGCGATCACATCGCTGCTCACACAACAATTCGAAGGCGACCTGCGCTTATTTGTAGTGGATGACAACAGCACTGACGGGACCGCCAATGCCGCGCGAGCCTCCGCCGGCATGATGGGTGCGAGCAATCGAGTTACGGTGGTTAACGGAGCTCCACTGCCTACTGGTTGGACAGGGAAACTTTGGGCGATGCAGCAAGGCTGGGAAGCAGCCACGCAAATTAAGCCCGATTATTTCCTCCTGACCGATGCCGACATCGAGCACGCGCCCGACAGCCTCGCGCGGATGTTGGCTCAAGCCGAGCACGGGAACTTTGATCTTGTTTCGCTCATGGTCAAGCTGTGCTCCGAGACGCTCGACGAGAAGTTCTTAATCCCGGCTTTCATTTATTTCTTTTTCCTGTTGTATCCACCTGCCCGCATCAGCAATCCGCGATCCCGCGTCGCCGGTGCCGCGGGAGGATGCATCCTCATTCGCTCTGACGCTCTCGATCGTGCAGGCGGATTCGCTGCGATTCTAAGTAACGTCATTGACGATTGCGCGTTGGCTGCGCGCGTGAAGCAAGCCGGTGGACGAATCTGGCTGGGAGTTTCGAACTCAACCCGCAGCATCCGTGGCTACAGGACCTTCGCAAACATTCGCAACATGATCGCGCGCAGCGCCTTTCATCAATTGCGACATTCGGCGCTGTTGCTCGTCCTCTGTTTCGCGGGAATGATGCTCACCTTTGTTGCGCCGCTGGTTTGCGTCTTCGCCGGGGAACGCGCAGCTGGGTGGATCGGTGTAGCCGCCTGCGTATTGATGTTCGGAACATACGTGCCGACGTTGCGTCTCTATCGTGTCAATCCATTGTCGGCATTGTCTTTGCCGTTGGCAGTGATCTTCTATTTGGAAGCGACCAGTATTTCCGCAATTCGGTTTTGGCGTGGGCGTGGAGGCGAGTGGAAGGGGAGATTTGCGGATCTGGAGCACGATGGGCCTCGGTGA
- a CDS encoding nuclear transport factor 2 family protein — translation MIPRFAVAFALLVPVALAQSQPTPANTDVRKALGDFIRAFDDLDWESFRLAFDDNATVFYPRAVPQRANGRAEFEKAFKTVFQHIRGGKTTPPYMDIQPKDLRIQLFGDIAITTFHLDDRPGFLNRRTIVLEKTDKGWKIVHLHASEVSLVGVGP, via the coding sequence ATGATTCCCCGCTTTGCCGTAGCTTTCGCACTTCTTGTGCCCGTAGCCTTGGCTCAATCACAACCTACACCTGCGAATACGGATGTCAGAAAGGCGCTCGGCGATTTCATTCGGGCCTTCGATGACTTAGATTGGGAATCATTCCGGCTCGCGTTCGATGACAATGCCACTGTGTTCTATCCGCGTGCGGTGCCGCAACGTGCCAATGGCCGTGCCGAATTTGAGAAGGCTTTCAAGACAGTGTTCCAACACATACGCGGCGGCAAAACTACGCCTCCATACATGGACATTCAGCCAAAGGACTTGAGAATACAGTTGTTCGGAGACATAGCGATTACGACATTTCATCTCGACGATAGACCAGGATTCCTCAACCGGCGAACTATCGTCCTGGAGAAAACGGACAAAGGTTGGAAGATCGTGCATTTGCACGCGTCGGAAGTATCCCTAGTAGGTGTTGGACCCTAG
- a CDS encoding type II toxin-antitoxin system VapC family toxin, with amino-acid sequence MIYFDTSYLVRLYYADPGADAVRALAATDNIACAAHGQVEMIAAFHRKLREGAIKPAAYAALLGQLRAHDEAGAFQWLAQGPEMYARIAGVYAKLPSTVYLRAADAIHLATAAEAGFNVIYSNDTHLLAAAKQFDIAGKNVIP; translated from the coding sequence GTGATCTACTTCGACACAAGCTACCTCGTTCGTCTTTATTATGCAGATCCTGGAGCGGATGCCGTTCGCGCACTCGCGGCTACCGACAATATCGCCTGCGCTGCGCATGGCCAGGTGGAGATGATTGCAGCCTTTCATCGCAAGTTGCGCGAAGGAGCTATCAAGCCCGCCGCGTACGCCGCGCTGCTGGGCCAGCTCCGCGCTCACGATGAGGCTGGAGCTTTTCAGTGGCTGGCGCAGGGCCCCGAGATGTATGCGCGGATCGCAGGGGTTTATGCGAAGCTGCCCTCGACTGTGTATCTCCGCGCGGCTGACGCCATTCACCTCGCGACCGCAGCTGAAGCAGGATTCAACGTTATATATTCGAACGACACGCACTTGCTTGCAGCGGCAAAGCAATTCGACATTGCAGGCAAGAACGTTATCCCGTAG
- a CDS encoding DUF695 domain-containing protein: MADNWKSYLCNVNSKLASILVNLGLRESAPMSSKPWLLWVWVYFESPRPDGLSDSNEAPTLYKIEDALAPSLSRECQAILTGRITTEGRREFYFYAETKDGFGNAVREAMKGFEGYEFDLGEQEDPQWDQFFDVLHPSEEDLQRIANMDLLDVLEKKGDVLTVAREVQHWMYFRTVSSRDLFRDAAAAVGYTIVSVSTTEGNLPFGIVVARTQSIEKASIDSTVVELLHLSKQFEGEYDGWETPVVTQ, encoded by the coding sequence ATGGCGGACAACTGGAAGTCCTACCTTTGCAATGTAAACAGCAAACTAGCGTCCATCCTCGTTAACCTCGGTCTTCGAGAATCCGCCCCGATGTCTTCCAAGCCTTGGCTCCTCTGGGTGTGGGTTTACTTTGAATCGCCCCGACCCGATGGCTTGTCCGACAGCAATGAAGCCCCCACACTTTACAAAATTGAAGACGCTCTAGCCCCTTCTCTCTCCCGCGAGTGCCAAGCCATCCTAACCGGAAGGATCACAACCGAGGGCCGCCGTGAGTTTTACTTCTATGCTGAAACCAAAGATGGATTCGGTAATGCGGTGAGGGAGGCAATGAAGGGTTTTGAAGGTTACGAGTTCGACTTGGGAGAGCAGGAAGACCCGCAGTGGGACCAGTTCTTCGACGTTTTGCATCCCTCTGAGGAAGACCTTCAACGCATTGCGAATATGGACTTACTCGATGTGTTGGAGAAAAAGGGAGACGTGCTGACTGTGGCGAGAGAAGTCCAGCATTGGATGTACTTTCGTACTGTGTCCTCTCGCGATCTATTTCGAGATGCTGCGGCGGCAGTCGGTTACACGATTGTTTCTGTATCGACCACGGAAGGAAATTTACCGTTCGGCATTGTTGTTGCTCGCACACAATCCATTGAGAAAGCGTCCATCGACAGTACAGTCGTTGAGCTTCTTCACCTGTCCAAGCAGTTTGAGGGTGAATATGACGGTTGGGAAACGCCAGTAGTGACGCAGTGA
- a CDS encoding cupin domain-containing protein has translation MKAKAFSASGNSFSVHEWQGSGPATLHVHYSDDEAWHVLEGELTFRYTDHTETVGPGETVFVPAGMPHTYSAAAGARYLIILTPRIAGLISALQADHDPAHQHDIYRQFDSELLE, from the coding sequence ATGAAAGCAAAGGCTTTCTCCGCTTCTGGGAATTCGTTCAGCGTCCATGAATGGCAGGGCAGTGGTCCTGCAACCCTGCACGTCCACTATTCCGATGACGAAGCTTGGCATGTACTCGAGGGCGAACTGACGTTCCGCTATACCGACCACACCGAAACCGTCGGCCCAGGAGAGACCGTCTTCGTACCAGCCGGCATGCCACACACCTACAGCGCCGCAGCAGGTGCCCGCTACCTAATTATTCTCACACCACGGATTGCGGGTCTGATTTCCGCTCTTCAGGCCGATCACGATCCAGCTCATCAGCACGACATCTACCGGCAATTCGATTCCGAATTGCTTGAGTAA
- a CDS encoding cupin domain-containing protein, with protein sequence MSSVERRNFLKVAMALPFFAPRSFAEIASPLGKPVFVAAGADATGTEHHGPRAGTHLDFKVLTKDTQAGFFLVEHRNIPQGGPVRHLHYAQEEWFYLIEGNKFVIEVGDERFTLRPGDSILAPRNVPHVWAYVGETPGRMLMGFTPAGQMEDFFTLSSKQPVDAKTAEAHGMKWLGPPLDVAKL encoded by the coding sequence ATGAGCAGCGTCGAACGCCGGAATTTCCTAAAGGTAGCGATGGCGCTGCCTTTTTTCGCGCCGAGGTCGTTTGCTGAAATTGCAAGCCCGTTGGGAAAGCCAGTGTTTGTCGCCGCGGGCGCGGACGCTACTGGGACAGAGCATCATGGCCCGCGCGCAGGCACGCACCTGGATTTTAAGGTCCTTACCAAAGACACGCAAGCCGGTTTCTTTCTGGTAGAGCATCGCAATATTCCGCAAGGCGGGCCGGTGCGCCATCTGCACTATGCACAAGAAGAATGGTTCTACCTCATTGAGGGCAACAAGTTCGTGATCGAAGTAGGCGACGAGCGCTTCACGCTTCGGCCCGGCGATTCCATACTCGCGCCACGAAATGTCCCGCATGTGTGGGCCTACGTCGGTGAGACGCCGGGACGGATGCTGATGGGGTTCACGCCGGCTGGCCAAATGGAAGACTTCTTTACGCTCTCCAGCAAGCAGCCAGTGGATGCGAAAACTGCAGAGGCCCACGGCATGAAGTGGTTGGGGCCACCTCTCGACGTAGCGAAGCTGTGA
- the lepB gene encoding signal peptidase I, with protein MFSTVTMAYTAQMKHCVCFILVMLVLSEVSCSSQTGSFTIPNSAMEPTILQGEKVAAEMRPFQVSRGDLVIFAQEGQLFIKRVIGIGGDTLEGRNLQVFVNGKLLDEPYIEHIGKRPLGLKSLETFGPVTVPAGKLFVAGDNRDYSFDSRDTRFGLISTADVKGKPLEIVQSASPDRVHKPVR; from the coding sequence ATGTTCTCGACGGTTACGATGGCATATACGGCTCAAATGAAACATTGCGTTTGCTTTATCCTTGTGATGCTTGTACTCAGCGAAGTCTCCTGTTCTAGCCAGACTGGGAGTTTCACCATTCCAAATAGCGCGATGGAGCCAACCATCCTCCAGGGAGAGAAAGTTGCTGCCGAGATGCGGCCCTTTCAGGTGTCACGCGGAGACTTAGTCATTTTTGCGCAGGAAGGTCAGCTATTCATTAAGCGTGTCATTGGAATCGGCGGCGACACCCTTGAGGGCCGTAATCTTCAGGTATTTGTCAATGGCAAGCTTCTGGACGAACCCTATATTGAGCACATCGGAAAACGGCCACTCGGCCTCAAGTCACTTGAAACGTTTGGTCCTGTCACGGTCCCGGCTGGAAAGTTGTTTGTCGCAGGTGATAACCGAGATTATTCGTTTGATAGTCGTGATACACGCTTCGGTCTTATCTCGACAGCCGATGTCAAAGGCAAACCACTCGAGATTGTCCAATCAGCGAGCCCCGACCGTGTGCATAAGCCAGTCAGGTAA
- a CDS encoding YCF48-related protein: MLRKRWLYLAALAGALSFCVGYAHGAQPRMIGPDGGDVRSLSYDPQNPDRILLGTSSGQIFESRDRGASWTRYAHLGDGPDYVLDHIVFDPANSRRLYVAAWSIEHETGELFRSNNGGKSFESLSGMRGKSIRSFAMAPSNSKILVAGALDGVYRSQDGGDHWTRISPEGHKDIKNIESLAIDPKNPDVIYAGTWHLAWKTEDAGQNWRQIKNGVIDDSDVFSIIVDPQQPQTVYLSACSGIYKSTDAADLFKKAQGIPFSARRTRVLKQDPQHDNVVFAGTTEGLWKTEDAGATWHRVTAPNIIVNDVMIDPRDSTRVLLATDRSGVLLSTNNSASFSASNEGFAHRQVRALLADNKNPNVLYAGMVNDKEFGGVFVSRDAGQRWSQLSSGLNGRDVFTLAQDERGNLFAGTNAGLFKLATGAREWMRVSLPGMMPNIPDLAIEGNSLFVPTSSGALLVSRDMGKTWNLQHAAKKEPFQRVRAGNGMVVASTYTTLLVSSDGGKHFNVEQSLPVTLITGIAIDDSQNIWISSAQGLFRQEKGGSWEPMMTDLPKAKITSLDFDQRSHHLLAIVDGSSEVFGSSDGAKWHRMEDAGLALHRAIPMRGGILALSQYEGIVSFDNGSRMSARMEQPTGNQ; encoded by the coding sequence ATGTTGCGCAAACGATGGCTGTACCTTGCGGCGCTGGCCGGCGCTCTTTCGTTCTGCGTCGGATATGCGCACGGTGCGCAGCCACGCATGATCGGCCCCGATGGGGGAGACGTTCGTTCGCTCTCGTACGACCCGCAGAATCCTGACCGCATTTTGCTTGGCACGAGCTCAGGGCAAATTTTCGAATCTCGCGATCGCGGCGCCTCATGGACGCGCTACGCTCACCTCGGCGACGGGCCTGACTACGTTCTCGATCACATCGTTTTCGATCCCGCTAATTCCCGCCGGCTCTATGTAGCCGCGTGGAGCATCGAGCATGAAACCGGCGAACTGTTCCGCTCCAATAATGGCGGCAAGTCGTTTGAGTCGTTGAGCGGCATGCGCGGCAAATCGATCCGCTCGTTCGCGATGGCTCCATCCAACTCCAAGATTCTGGTCGCGGGTGCGCTCGATGGCGTGTACCGCTCGCAAGATGGCGGCGATCACTGGACCCGCATTTCGCCCGAAGGCCACAAGGACATCAAGAACATCGAGTCGCTGGCGATCGATCCGAAGAATCCTGACGTGATCTACGCCGGAACCTGGCACCTCGCGTGGAAGACCGAAGACGCCGGCCAGAACTGGCGTCAGATTAAGAATGGCGTCATCGACGACTCCGATGTGTTCTCGATCATCGTCGATCCGCAGCAGCCGCAGACGGTGTATCTGAGCGCGTGCTCAGGAATTTATAAGAGCACCGACGCGGCCGATCTCTTCAAGAAGGCACAAGGGATTCCCTTTTCGGCTCGCCGCACTCGCGTTCTGAAGCAAGATCCGCAGCATGACAACGTCGTCTTCGCGGGAACCACAGAAGGCTTGTGGAAGACGGAAGACGCCGGTGCCACGTGGCATCGCGTGACTGCGCCGAACATCATCGTCAACGACGTGATGATCGATCCGCGCGATTCGACGCGCGTTCTGCTCGCGACCGACCGCAGCGGCGTTCTGCTGAGCACCAACAACTCGGCGTCGTTCAGCGCCTCGAACGAAGGCTTTGCTCATCGTCAGGTGCGCGCGCTGCTCGCCGACAACAAGAATCCGAACGTGCTCTATGCGGGCATGGTCAATGACAAAGAATTCGGCGGCGTCTTCGTCTCGCGCGATGCGGGACAGCGCTGGTCGCAGCTCAGCAGCGGTCTGAACGGACGCGACGTTTTCACGCTCGCGCAGGATGAGCGCGGCAACCTGTTCGCCGGAACCAATGCCGGCCTCTTCAAGCTGGCGACAGGCGCGCGCGAGTGGATGCGCGTAAGCCTGCCAGGCATGATGCCCAACATTCCCGATTTGGCAATCGAGGGCAACAGCCTCTTCGTTCCCACATCGTCTGGCGCGCTGCTGGTTTCGCGCGACATGGGCAAAACCTGGAACCTGCAGCACGCAGCCAAGAAAGAGCCCTTCCAGAGAGTTCGTGCCGGCAACGGCATGGTTGTAGCTTCCACCTACACCACGCTGCTGGTCTCGTCTGACGGCGGCAAGCACTTCAATGTGGAGCAGAGCCTGCCGGTAACGCTGATCACAGGCATCGCGATCGACGACAGCCAGAACATCTGGATCTCGTCGGCACAAGGCCTCTTCCGCCAGGAAAAAGGCGGAAGCTGGGAGCCGATGATGACCGACCTGCCCAAGGCCAAGATTACGTCGCTGGACTTTGACCAGCGCAGCCATCATCTGCTGGCGATCGTCGATGGCTCAAGCGAAGTCTTCGGCAGCAGCGATGGCGCCAAGTGGCACCGCATGGAAGACGCCGGTTTAGCTCTGCATCGTGCAATCCCGATGCGCGGCGGCATCCTGGCGCTGAGCCAGTACGAAGGCATCGTGAGCTTCGATAACGGCAGCCGCATGAGCGCCCGCATGGAGCAGCCCACAGGCAACCAATAA